In one window of Hevea brasiliensis isolate MT/VB/25A 57/8 chromosome 10, ASM3005281v1, whole genome shotgun sequence DNA:
- the LOC110667374 gene encoding L-ascorbate oxidase homolog has translation MGKVLFLSLLCGVLAVFGVSLVNADDPYRYYTWTVTYGTISPLGEAQQVILINGQFPGPQLDVVTNDNIVLNLVNKLDQPFLLTWNGIKQRKNSWQDGVLGTNCPIPPNSNYTYKFQTKDQIGTFTYFPSTLLHRAAGGYGALNVYERPRIPIPFATPDGDFTLLIGDWYKTNHKTLQASLDSGKSLPLPDGVLINGQTHTTFSGDQGKTYMFRISNVGLSTSLNFRIQGHTMKLVEVEGSHTVQNIYDSLDVHVGQSAAVLVTLNQPPKDYYIVASTRFTKQVLTATAVLRYTNSKAPASGPLPAPPTGQFHWSMRHVRTYRWNLTASAARPNPQGSFHYGKIIPKKTIVLANSAPLINGKKRYAVNRVSYVNPDTPLKLADYFNIPGVFSVDSIQSLPSGGPAYVATSVIPASLHDFVEVVFQNNEYAMQSWHLDGYDFWVVGYGNGQWTPAKRRSYNLVDAITRHTAQVYPNSWTAILISLDNQGMWNMRSALWERQYLGQQLYLRVWTPVHSLANEYDIPSNALLCGKAAGQHP, from the exons ATGGGAAAAGTACTGTTTCTGAGCTTACTCTGTGGAGTTTTGGCTGTTTTCGGTGTTTCTCTGGTCAATGCAGATGACCCATATAGGTATTATACTTGGACTGTGACTTATGGGACTATTTCTCCTCTTGGTGAAGCCCAACAG GTCATCCTTATCAATGGCCAATTCCCTGGTCCTCAACTCGATGTGGTCACTAATGACAATATCGTTCTCAATCTCGTCAACAAGCTGGACCAACCTTTCCTCTTGACTtg GAATGGGATTAAACAAAGGAAGAACTCTTGGCAAGATGGAGTGCTGGGAACCAATTGCCCCATCCCTCCAAACTCAAACTACACTTACAAGTTCCAGACCAAGGATCAGATTGGTACCTTCACATACTTCCCTTCAACTCTACTTCACAGAGCTGCTGGAGGGTATGGCGCACTCAATGTATATGAGAGACCTAGAATTCCAATCCCTTTTGCAACCCCTGATGGAGATTTCACTCTGCTTATTGGTGATTGGTACAAGACGAATCACAAG ACATTACAGGCATCTTTAGACTCAGGAAAATCTCTTCCCCTTCCAGATGGAGTGCTCATAAATGGCCAGACTCATACTACATTCAGCGGTGATCAAG GTAAAACCTATATGTTCAGGATCTCAAATGTGGGCTTGTCAACTTCCTTAAACTTCAGGATTCAGGGTCATACGATGAAGTTGGTTGAAGTTGAAGGATCTCACACCGTCCAGAATATATATGACTCTCTTGATGTGCATGTTGGACAATCTGCAGCTGTCTTAGTAACTTTAAATCAGCCTCCAAAGGATTACTACATTGTTGCATCCACTCGTTTTACCAAGCAAGTCCTCACTGCAACTGCAGTGTTACGCTACACAAACTCTAAGGCCCCAGCCTCTGGACCCCTGCCTGCTCCTCCTACTGGCCAATTTCACTGGTCTATGAGGCATGTTAGAACTTACAG GTGGAATCTGACTGCAAGTGCAGCCAGGCCCAATCCTCAGGGCTCATTTCACTACGGAAAGATAATTCCTAAAAAGACAATTGTCTTGGCCAATTCAGCACCTTTAATAAATGGAAAGAAGCGCTATGCAGTTAACAGGGTCTCCTATGTTAATCCTGATACCCCCTTGAAGCTTGCTGATTACTTTAATATCCCGGGAGTCTTCAGTGTGGATTCCATCCAAAGCCTTCCCTCTGGTGGTCCTGCATATGTAGCTACCTCTGTTATACCAGCATCACTCCATGATTTTGTTGAAGTTGTTTTCCAGAACAATGAATACGCCATGCAATCATGGCATCTTGATGGTTATGACTTTTGGGTTGTTGG TTATGGAAATGGCCAGTGGACTCCAGCCAAGAGACGCTCATACAATCTAGTTGATGCAATTACCAGACACACTGCTCAG GTATATCCAAACTCATGGACCGCAATACTGATCTCCTTGGACAACCAGGGTATGTGGAACATGAGATCTGCATTGTGGGAGAGGCAGTATCTTGGGCAGCAGCTTTATCTCAGGGTCTGGACTCCAGTCCACAGCCTTGCTAATGAATATGATATCCCTAGCAATGCTCTACTCTGTGGGAAAGCTGCCGGTCAGCACCCTTAG
- the LOC110652134 gene encoding reticulon-like protein B13 — protein MSDASKSSLFSSDTVKDIFLWRRKKLSLLVLIVATAAWVLLDIYEFNFITAASWAAMVIVSSLFLYGNLFRLFRKEEPNLSGLEVSEQTAIDTAKSLKEMIEGGIRWMFQSSTVERDWFVFARVVAVLWLLSRAGNCVDLLTQVYIGISVGMTVPVIYMKNKERIKRCEEWMKKQARRFSEMVDDKVLRKVKNKLHGVADVEVKERKVE, from the exons ATGTCTGATGCTTCAAAATCTTCGTTGTTCTCTTCAG ATACTGTGAAAGATATATTCCTATGGAGGAGAAAGAAGCTGAGCTTATTGGTTCTTATAGTCGCAACAGCTGCATGGGTATTGCTCGATATCTATGAATTCAACTTTATTACTGCTGCTTCATGGGCAGCCATGGTTATTGTCAGTTCACTGTTCCTCTATGGCAACTTGTTTAGGCTTTTTCGCAA AGAAGAGCCAAATTTGTCTGGTTTGGAAGTTTCAGAGCAGACAGCGATCGATACTGCAAAATCATTGAAGGAAATGATTGAAGGAGGGATTCGATGGATGTTCCAGTCGAGTACTGTGGAGAGAGACTGGTTTGTTTTCGCTCGGGTAGTTGCTGTATTGTGGCTGCTTTCTCGTGCAGGGAACTGCGTCGATCTCTTAACACAAGTATACATAG GTATATCGGTGGGGATGACAGTTCCAGTAATTTATATGAAGAATAAGGAAAGGATAAAGAGGTGTGAAGAGTGGATGAAAAAGCAGGCAAGAAGATTTTCTGAGATGGTGGACGACAAGGTGTTGAGGAAAGTGAAGAACAAGTTGCATGGGGTGGCTGATGTTGAAGTAAAGGAGAGGAAGGTTGAATAG